The Gemmatimonadaceae bacterium genome window below encodes:
- a CDS encoding GlsB/YeaQ/YmgE family stress response membrane protein: MGVLIWLVIGIVSGAVAISLVPGEDRGSALSTVSFTVAGALIGGWLGNVLAGRLDAGLSLWSVILAIVGAVTVLNVYRSFARRAR, translated from the coding sequence ATGGGCGTCTTGATCTGGCTCGTCATCGGGATCGTGTCAGGCGCAGTCGCCATCTCGCTTGTCCCGGGCGAGGACCGCGGCAGCGCCCTCTCGACCGTGTCGTTCACCGTCGCAGGCGCACTCATCGGTGGCTGGCTCGGAAACGTGCTCGCCGGTCGCCTCGACGCCGGCCTCTCGCTGTGGAGCGTGATCCTCGCCATCGTCGGCGCCGTCACGGTCCTCAATGTCTATCGATCATTCGCCCGGCGTGCGCGATGA